In Blattabacterium cuenoti, the genomic window ATTTGTAAATGGTTTCATAAACTTTTCCTATCATAAAATTGGAAGAACCGGCATAAATATATTGATGAAATTTTGAATTTGAAAAAGAAAAAAAAATAGCAGTGAATTCTAGTAAAAAAAAGAAAATAAAAAAACGCCATTTAAAAAAATAATTAAAAAATTCACGCATAAAACCCTATTTCATTAAAAATGTAAATTTATCAATATTTTTTAATGCAACTCCTGTTCCTTTCACTACCGCTCTTAAAGGATCTTCCACTAAATAAACAGAAAGACCCGTTTTTTTGGATATTCTTTGATCTAAACCTCTTAAAAGAGAGCCTCCTCCCGCCATATATATTCCTGTTTTATAAATATCTGCTGCAAGTTCCGGTGGAGTTCTAGAAAGTGTTTCCATCACGGCATCCTCAATTCGTAAAATTGATTTATCTAAAGCAGGAATTGTTTCTTTATAAGAAAGATTCATTTCTTTGGGTTTTCCTGTAGTAAGATCTCTTCCTTGTATGTGAATATCTTCTGGAGGAGCTTCTATGGATTCCATAGCTGCCCCAATATCTATTTTTATTTTCTCTGCAGTTCTTTCTCCAATATATAGGTTATATTTAGAACGAAGAAAATAGGAAATATCATTTGTAAAAACATCTCCAGCTATTTTTATAGATTTTTGACATACTATACCACCCAAAGCTATAACCCCACATTCTGTTGTTCCTCCTCCTATATCAATAATCATATTTCCTTCTGCTTTAGTCACAGAAATACCTGAACCAATAGCAGCGGCCATAGGTTCTTCAATAAGATAAACTTCTTTAGCATTCAGATGTTGAGCCGAATCTTTTACTGCTCTTTTTTCCACTTCTGTTATTCCGGATGGAATGCAAATAACCATTGTTAATGATGGGGTAAAAAACTTATTATTTACACCCGGAACTTTTTTAAGAAACTCTTTAATCATAAGTTCTGCTACTTGATAATCTGCAATCACCCCATCTTTCAATGGTTTATAAATTTTAATATTTTCATGTGTCTTCCCTTGCATTTGTTTAGCTTCTTCTCCTACAGCTAATACTTTTTTTGTTCTTACATCTATAGCGATTATAGAAGGTAAATCAACTATTACCTTGTTATTATGCATAATAAGTGTATTTGCTGTTCCTAAATCTATGGCTATTTCTTGGGTAAAAAGATTCTTCATAAAATCTATTACTAATCTCATTAATATTTTTTTATGAAAATATTTTTCTAATTTAAATAAAAAATACAGTTTTTCAGTATATTAAATATGTTGTAACAATTTTTTATTTTGAAAGAACATGATGTATTCTTGTTGCAAGGAAGTAACAAAGGAAATAAAAAAGAATATTTGGATCAATCTTTAATTTCAATATCTAAAAAAATAGGTAGAATTATTAAAATTTCATCATATTTTGAAAGCGAAGCATGGAAGATGAAAAATTCTTCTATTTTTTATAATAGAGCTTTATATGTAAAAACTAATTATTCTCCTATTGATCTTTTAAAAAAAATTTTGGATATAGAAATACTTATAGGAAGGAAAAAAAATTTATTTCAAGAAAAATATCAAAGTAGAGAAATAGATATAGACATTTTATTTTATGATCATATTATTATATATAGCTCTATTTTGACAATTCCACATCCATTGTTACATTTACGAAGGTTTGTTTTAGAACCTATGTGTGAAATAGCTCCAAATAAAAATCATCCAATATTTAATTTGACCATCCTAGATATGTTAGGATTATGTATGGATAAATTATATGTAAAAAAAATTATAGAATAAATTTTCTATTATTATTAAATAAAACAATTTGTATCAAACTAAATTTTTTGTTTATATCATATTATTTATTTTTTCCATTTCTATTTTTTACGGAAATGAAAAAAATGATTATGATGATGTTATATTATATAATAATTATAATCATCATAAAATGAAAAATAATTTATCTTTTTTAAAAGATATTTTAAAATATAAATCTCACATACAAGAACATGACATAAAAGAAGGAAAATCATATTTAAAAGGAAAAGCATCTATAGAATATAATAATACAAAAATTGAAGCAGATTATATAGAATATAATTGGAAAAATGGAGATTTATATGCTTCTTCAAAAGAAGAAAAATCTGTTTTTTTACAAAAAGATGATCATAAATATTTTTTCAGTCAAATTCACTTCAATTTAGAAAATAAAATGGGAGAAGCAAAAAATTTCTATATAAAAGAGAAAAATTATATTGTGAGAGCCAATGAAGTTTTTAAAAAAAAGGAGGATATTTTAATGAAAAAAATTACATACATATCAGATCCTTTTTTTTTAAAAAAAAAAGATAGTTTTCCTGATTTTTATTTAAAAACAAATTATTTAAAATATTCTTATTTAAAAAAATACATTTTTTCGGGTCCTATTTTTTTTTATTGGTATAGAGTTCCAATGCCTATTTTTATACCTTTTTTATATATGCCTATAGAATTGAACAAAACATCTTATAGAGCTGTGTATCCAAAATTAGGAATTCAGAATAAAAAAATATATATGGAAGATTTAGGTTTATTTTTTCCTATCTCTAATTTTATAAATTTTATGATGAGTACTTCTATATATAATATTGAAAAATGGAAAATTAAAACAAGAATAGAATATAAATTGAAACATGCTTATTCTGGATCTATTGATTTTGATTATCAAAACATGTCAGATAAACAAAAAAATTACTTATTTCAATGGAA contains:
- a CDS encoding rod shape-determining protein; its protein translation is MRLVIDFMKNLFTQEIAIDLGTANTLIMHNNKVIVDLPSIIAIDVRTKKVLAVGEEAKQMQGKTHENIKIYKPLKDGVIADYQVAELMIKEFLKKVPGVNNKFFTPSLTMVICIPSGITEVEKRAVKDSAQHLNAKEVYLIEEPMAAAIGSGISVTKAEGNMIIDIGGGTTECGVIALGGIVCQKSIKIAGDVFTNDISYFLRSKYNLYIGERTAEKIKIDIGAAMESIEAPPEDIHIQGRDLTTGKPKEMNLSYKETIPALDKSILRIEDAVMETLSRTPPELAADIYKTGIYMAGGGSLLRGLDQRISKKTGLSVYLVEDPLRAVVKGTGVALKNIDKFTFLMK
- the folK gene encoding 2-amino-4-hydroxy-6-hydroxymethyldihydropteridine diphosphokinase, with amino-acid sequence MKEHDVFLLQGSNKGNKKEYLDQSLISISKKIGRIIKISSYFESEAWKMKNSSIFYNRALYVKTNYSPIDLLKKILDIEILIGRKKNLFQEKYQSREIDIDILFYDHIIIYSSILTIPHPLLHLRRFVLEPMCEIAPNKNHPIFNLTILDMLGLCMDKLYVKKIIE